Proteins found in one Maridesulfovibrio sp. genomic segment:
- the rfaE1 gene encoding D-glycero-beta-D-manno-heptose-7-phosphate kinase — MDNKILSILPELKDRKVLIIGDVMLDHYVIGSVERISPEAPVPVVQVTEEKYLLGGAGNVARNISALGGEPHLTGFVGNDGEGEVFEQLCKDSGIPCSLYESDDRPTTKKTRVMAHNQQMVRVDREKTVDFDDALMDRLFAFLEREICDYKVVILSDYGKGLLSQSFFERFWNLLEEKHHKPHILVDPKTANYDRYKAVTMLTPNSKEAGEGAHMDVKTREDVLEAGRRLFDRIEPTHLLITLGGDGMALFESREVVKHVPTFARKVFDVTGAGDTVIASLGLGLAAGLDPLTSAVLANYAAGIVVGQVGAATASVEELAEAVRDWPKPEVNVWSE, encoded by the coding sequence ATGGATAATAAAATTTTAAGCATTCTCCCGGAGCTCAAAGACCGCAAAGTGCTGATCATTGGAGATGTGATGCTTGATCATTATGTGATTGGCTCGGTTGAGCGCATTTCCCCGGAAGCACCGGTGCCCGTGGTTCAGGTGACTGAAGAGAAGTATCTGCTCGGTGGAGCCGGCAATGTGGCCCGCAATATTTCCGCTCTTGGCGGAGAGCCTCACTTAACAGGTTTTGTCGGTAATGACGGCGAAGGTGAGGTGTTTGAACAGCTGTGCAAGGATTCCGGTATTCCCTGTTCCCTGTATGAATCTGATGATCGCCCGACAACAAAAAAAACACGGGTTATGGCTCATAATCAGCAGATGGTCAGGGTTGATCGGGAAAAAACTGTCGATTTCGATGATGCACTTATGGACCGGTTGTTTGCGTTTCTTGAACGCGAGATCTGTGATTACAAAGTGGTGATCCTTTCTGATTACGGCAAGGGGCTTCTTTCGCAGTCTTTCTTTGAAAGGTTTTGGAATCTGCTCGAAGAAAAGCATCATAAGCCTCATATTCTTGTCGATCCGAAGACAGCAAATTACGACCGTTATAAAGCTGTAACTATGCTTACTCCCAATTCCAAAGAGGCAGGAGAGGGAGCTCATATGGATGTTAAAACGAGAGAAGATGTGCTTGAAGCCGGCCGTAGACTTTTTGACCGCATCGAACCTACACATCTGTTGATTACCCTTGGTGGAGACGGTATGGCTCTTTTTGAATCCCGCGAGGTGGTCAAGCACGTTCCCACATTTGCGCGTAAAGTTTTTGATGTGACCGGGGCAGGGGATACTGTTATCGCGAGTCTGGGACTCGGCCTTGCCGCAGGACTTGATCCTCTCACTTCCGCAGTCCTTGCTAATTATGCCGCGGGAATTGTTGTCGGACAGGTCGGAGCGGCCACAGCATCTGTGGAAGAGCTTGCCGAAGCTGTGCGAGACTGGCCTAAGCCGGAAGTGAACGTCTGGAGTGAATAG
- a CDS encoding ParB/RepB/Spo0J family partition protein, translating to MAGVTGGLGRGLDALLGGGRGADENTAPEASIDARQIGIDMIVANPNQPRKEFSPEALKDLSESIRAKGVLQPVLVRPVAGRKNRFELVAGERRLRASKLAGLEEIPALVKEMTDLESMAIALIENLQREDLNPIEEAKGYQELISKFGLSQDQLAGQVGKSRSALSNSMRLLTLSEPVQNAIGAGKISAGHGRALMAVADDDARDELFDRLMNSGLSVRQCEGAASYFKEHGELPEGDAPPKRKSTAKKKEPRKIDENLELIKERLESALETKVAFSGSKNKGKLTISYADEQELERLVAILELRS from the coding sequence ATGGCAGGTGTCACTGGCGGTTTAGGAAGAGGACTTGATGCTCTTCTCGGTGGAGGCAGGGGGGCTGATGAAAATACAGCTCCGGAGGCTTCAATTGATGCCCGGCAGATAGGAATTGATATGATCGTGGCCAACCCTAATCAGCCGCGAAAGGAATTTTCTCCTGAAGCATTAAAAGACTTGTCAGAGTCTATTCGGGCGAAGGGGGTGCTTCAGCCTGTATTGGTGCGCCCTGTTGCAGGACGTAAGAATCGCTTTGAGCTGGTAGCCGGTGAACGGCGCTTGAGGGCATCTAAACTTGCCGGGTTGGAAGAAATTCCTGCTCTTGTCAAGGAAATGACCGATCTTGAAAGCATGGCCATCGCCTTGATTGAAAACCTTCAGCGTGAAGATCTCAATCCAATTGAAGAAGCCAAAGGTTACCAGGAATTGATCAGTAAGTTCGGTTTAAGTCAGGATCAACTGGCCGGTCAGGTCGGAAAAAGCCGTTCCGCGCTTTCAAACTCCATGCGCCTGCTGACCCTCTCCGAACCTGTTCAGAATGCTATTGGGGCAGGTAAAATTTCCGCAGGCCATGGTCGGGCGCTTATGGCGGTGGCTGATGATGATGCCCGTGATGAATTGTTTGATAGACTCATGAACAGTGGGCTATCCGTCCGGCAATGTGAAGGTGCAGCTTCATACTTTAAAGAACATGGTGAGCTTCCTGAAGGTGACGCTCCTCCCAAGCGTAAATCTACTGCTAAAAAGAAAGAGCCTAGGAAAATTGATGAGAACCTAGAATTGATCAAAGAGCGCCTTGAGTCTGCCCTTGAGACCAAGGTGGCATTCAGCGGCTCAAAGAATAAAGGGAAGCTGACTATCAGTTATGCGGACGAGCAGGAGCTTGAGCGGCTGGTGGCGATTCTTGAACTTCGTTCATGA
- a CDS encoding AAA family ATPase: MAKRIVVANQKGGVGKTTTSINLSASLAVMEKKVLLVDCDPQGNGSSGLGFYPGDSRENVYSVLFEPERAREAIYQTDIPYLSLMPASQDLVGAEIELIDKMGREYYLKDLVETVDDEYDYIIFDCPPSLGLLTVNALCAAKELLVPLQTEYYALEGVAQLLMTFELVKKRLNPDLAVLGVVLTMYDKRNRLARQVKNEVRKAFPDSLFETIVPRNVRLSEAPSFGKPAISYDAKSNGALAYLSLAQEVVKRHDAI; the protein is encoded by the coding sequence GTGGCAAAAAGAATTGTAGTAGCCAACCAGAAGGGCGGGGTAGGTAAGACCACTACCTCAATTAATCTTTCCGCTTCCCTTGCTGTTATGGAAAAAAAAGTCTTACTTGTTGACTGTGATCCGCAGGGAAACGGTTCGAGTGGACTTGGGTTCTATCCTGGAGATTCTAGAGAAAATGTATATTCTGTTCTCTTTGAACCGGAGAGAGCACGCGAGGCAATATATCAAACGGACATCCCATATCTTTCTCTTATGCCGGCCAGTCAGGATCTGGTCGGGGCTGAGATAGAGCTAATTGATAAGATGGGACGTGAGTATTATTTGAAGGATCTCGTTGAGACAGTCGATGATGAATACGATTATATTATTTTTGACTGTCCTCCTTCACTCGGTCTATTGACGGTAAACGCTCTTTGCGCGGCTAAAGAATTATTGGTTCCGCTCCAGACCGAATATTATGCCCTTGAAGGGGTGGCCCAGCTTTTGATGACTTTCGAGCTGGTCAAAAAAAGATTGAACCCTGATCTTGCTGTGCTCGGTGTCGTTCTGACCATGTATGATAAGCGCAACCGGCTGGCTCGTCAGGTAAAGAATGAAGTTCGAAAAGCTTTTCCGGACAGTTTGTTCGAGACAATTGTGCCGCGAAATGTACGGCTTTCTGAAGCTCCCAGTTTCGGCAAACCGGCTATCTCTTATGATGCTAAATCGAATGGGGCTCTGGCTTATCTCAGTCTCGCTCAGGAAGTAGTCAAAAGGCATGATGCGATTTAA
- a CDS encoding NAD-dependent epimerase yields MKVLVTGAAGFIGFHLSKRLLSEGHEVVGLDILNDYYDVNVKKNRLKQIEDNEKFTFAYMDMADRPAMEKLFAEEKFTHVVNLAAQAGVRYSLINPQAYIDSNVVGFMNILEGCRHNGVEHLVYASSSSVYGLNTNMPFSIHDNVDHPISMYAATKKSNELMAHSYSHLFNIPTTGLRFFTVYGPWGRPDMALFLFTKAIYEDKPINVFNHGKMLRDFTFIDDIVEGVVRVMKNTATSNADWSGDAPDPGTSPAPFRLYNIGNNQPTELMRYIEVLEDCIGKKAEKNMMPLQAGDVPSTYANVDDLVRDVDFKPETTVEEGIAKFVEWYKGYYNV; encoded by the coding sequence ATGAAAGTCCTAGTTACAGGAGCAGCCGGATTTATCGGCTTTCACCTTTCCAAACGTCTTCTTTCTGAAGGGCATGAAGTTGTAGGTCTTGATATTCTTAATGATTACTATGATGTAAACGTTAAGAAGAATCGTCTTAAACAGATTGAGGATAACGAAAAATTTACCTTTGCCTATATGGACATGGCTGACCGCCCGGCAATGGAAAAGCTTTTTGCAGAAGAAAAATTCACTCATGTGGTGAACCTCGCTGCTCAGGCCGGTGTTCGCTATTCCCTGATCAACCCACAGGCCTACATTGATTCTAACGTTGTCGGCTTCATGAATATTCTTGAGGGTTGCCGTCATAATGGTGTTGAGCATCTCGTTTATGCCTCTTCCAGTTCTGTATACGGTTTAAACACCAACATGCCTTTCAGTATTCATGACAACGTGGATCATCCGATCAGCATGTATGCAGCAACCAAAAAGTCCAATGAACTTATGGCTCATTCTTATAGTCATCTTTTCAACATCCCAACTACTGGTCTTCGTTTCTTTACTGTCTACGGCCCGTGGGGCAGACCGGATATGGCTTTGTTTCTTTTTACCAAAGCTATCTACGAAGATAAGCCGATCAATGTTTTCAACCACGGTAAGATGCTCCGTGACTTCACTTTCATTGATGACATCGTAGAGGGTGTGGTCAGAGTTATGAAGAATACTGCTACTTCAAATGCAGATTGGTCCGGCGATGCTCCCGATCCGGGAACCAGCCCCGCGCCTTTCCGTCTTTACAACATCGGTAACAATCAGCCTACTGAGCTGATGCGCTACATTGAAGTGTTGGAAGATTGCATCGGTAAAAAGGCAGAAAAAAATATGATGCCTTTGCAGGCTGGCGATGTTCCTTCCACCTATGCAAATGTGGATGATCTTGTTCGCGATGTTGATTTCAAGCCTGAAACAACCGTAGAAGAAGGTATCGCCAAGTTCGTAGAGTGGTACAAAGGTTACTACAACGTATAG
- a CDS encoding slipin family protein, whose translation MTFIIPVIVLVVGFMITALKVLNEYERGVIFRLGRVINVKGPGLIILIPIVDRLTRVTLRIMTLDVPNQDVITRDNVSIKVNAVVYFRVTDPIKAILEVEDFMFATSQLAQTTLRSVCGGVELDEILSQREKVNSQIQEILDMHTDPWGIKVSTVELKYIDLPQEMQRAMAKQAEAERERRAKVINAQGEFQAAGKLSEAAEIISAHPEALQLRYLQTLREMSAEGKSSTIIPLPLDLLKMLAPFSGRGEAMNKNDQESD comes from the coding sequence ATGACTTTTATTATTCCCGTGATTGTGTTGGTGGTTGGTTTTATGATCACAGCTTTGAAAGTGCTGAACGAGTATGAGCGAGGTGTGATTTTTAGACTTGGTAGAGTGATAAATGTCAAAGGTCCCGGGCTGATAATCCTGATTCCTATCGTGGATCGCTTGACCCGGGTTACTCTTAGGATAATGACTTTGGATGTTCCTAATCAGGATGTTATCACTCGTGATAACGTTAGTATCAAGGTTAACGCCGTAGTATATTTCCGCGTAACTGATCCGATCAAGGCTATTTTGGAAGTTGAGGATTTTATGTTTGCCACTTCTCAGCTTGCACAAACCACCTTGCGTAGCGTATGTGGAGGCGTTGAACTTGACGAAATACTTTCCCAGCGAGAAAAAGTGAATAGCCAGATTCAAGAAATTCTTGATATGCACACTGATCCCTGGGGCATAAAAGTTAGTACCGTTGAGCTTAAATACATTGATCTTCCGCAGGAAATGCAGCGAGCTATGGCTAAGCAGGCCGAAGCGGAGCGTGAGCGGAGGGCCAAGGTTATCAATGCTCAGGGTGAATTTCAGGCTGCCGGCAAATTGTCAGAGGCAGCGGAGATTATTTCCGCTCATCCTGAAGCACTCCAGCTTAGATATTTGCAGACCTTGAGAGAGATGTCTGCTGAAGGAAAATCTTCTACTATAATTCCTCTTCCTCTTGATTTATTAAAGATGTTGGCGCCGTTTTCCGGCAGGGGAGAGGCAATGAATAAAAACGACCAAGAGAGTGATTAA
- a CDS encoding NfeD family protein → MYDSRKRKGVIFRLIIFAVLIVIFSAGSVYAKQISVLLLDLQGGISPAQVYLLEEGLAKADDDDHDLLLISLDTPGGSVSAMREMVKIIMNSNIPVCVWVGPEGAHAASAGTFITGAAQVAAMAPGTSIGAASPVTSSGEDLSKTMNKKVTGDMVSLIKGIARKRNRNINWYIKSVTDGASVEAQDAVALNIVDFLAVSVEDFLEQLGARGVLIEGTKVKFSKNEVTSTNFDPGLSYGVLSWLLDPQVAYFLLLGGMLGLFFEFSHPGVVLPGVIGAFCLVTGLYAMSVLPTNAAGLLLILLGLILFVLEIFITSYGMLSLGAVISLFVGSLVLFREGAPGIPIATIFGTVLTFSVFIVIIIYLVTRAQISKSGVGIETMAGLEGQVLEVKGERMKVRVRGEIWNAQTEDKTIFTPGTMISVVEARGLTLIIVKKN, encoded by the coding sequence ATGTATGATTCAAGAAAGCGTAAAGGTGTAATTTTCAGGTTGATCATATTCGCTGTCTTAATCGTGATCTTTTCTGCCGGGTCGGTTTATGCAAAGCAGATCAGTGTGTTGTTGCTTGATTTGCAAGGTGGGATAAGCCCTGCGCAGGTTTATCTGCTCGAAGAGGGGCTAGCGAAAGCTGATGATGACGATCATGACCTTTTGCTTATAAGTCTCGATACGCCGGGTGGTTCAGTCTCTGCCATGCGTGAAATGGTAAAGATCATCATGAACAGCAATATCCCGGTATGCGTCTGGGTTGGTCCAGAAGGGGCCCATGCAGCCTCAGCCGGTACATTTATTACCGGAGCGGCGCAGGTAGCTGCTATGGCTCCTGGAACGTCAATAGGTGCCGCCAGTCCGGTTACGTCATCCGGCGAAGATCTTTCCAAGACCATGAATAAAAAAGTTACCGGGGACATGGTCAGCCTTATTAAAGGAATTGCTCGTAAAAGGAACCGCAATATCAACTGGTACATAAAATCGGTAACGGATGGTGCCAGTGTTGAAGCTCAGGATGCAGTCGCGCTTAATATCGTAGATTTTCTGGCCGTGTCTGTTGAAGATTTTTTGGAACAGCTCGGCGCAAGGGGGGTACTAATTGAGGGTACTAAAGTTAAGTTTTCCAAGAATGAGGTGACATCAACTAATTTTGATCCCGGACTTAGCTATGGAGTTCTTTCATGGCTTCTGGATCCGCAAGTGGCTTATTTTCTCCTTTTGGGCGGTATGCTGGGTTTGTTTTTCGAGTTTTCACATCCAGGTGTGGTCCTGCCCGGTGTCATTGGAGCTTTTTGCCTCGTAACGGGACTTTATGCCATGTCCGTTCTGCCCACCAATGCTGCCGGATTGCTTTTGATTCTGCTGGGTTTAATCTTGTTTGTTCTTGAAATTTTTATAACCAGTTACGGGATGCTCAGTCTGGGTGCGGTCATCAGTCTTTTTGTAGGGTCTTTGGTCCTTTTCAGGGAAGGAGCACCGGGAATTCCAATTGCGACAATTTTTGGTACTGTCCTTACTTTTTCGGTTTTTATCGTGATAATTATTTATCTTGTTACCAGAGCTCAGATTTCTAAATCAGGTGTTGGTATTGAAACCATGGCTGGACTTGAAGGACAAGTACTCGAGGTAAAAGGAGAACGCATGAAAGTCCGGGTAAGGGGGGAAATATGGAATGCCCAAACTGAAGACAAAACTATTTTTACTCCCGGAACCATGATTTCAGTTGTTGAAGCTCGTGGTTTGACCCTGATAATTGTAAAAAAGAATTGA
- the coaBC gene encoding bifunctional phosphopantothenoylcysteine decarboxylase/phosphopantothenate--cysteine ligase CoaBC: MNEHLNFDCFLGKRIHLGVSGSIAAYKSLDLLRMFRKSGIEVSVTLTSGAQEFIKGLSYEALGAFKVWEKMYPTLDDTFGHLEPGQAADAMLVAPATASVLARMAHGLADDMLSCQALAFSGPKLVAPAMNPAMWDAPATQHNCRVLAERGVEFIGPDCGDVACGDHGRGRLSSIESIYAHGLRAVSPDDMSGKHVLITLGPTREKWDAVRFWSNPSSGLMGACIAMAAWLRGAKVTVISGPVKWWFPADIDVIKVDSAQQMYDAAIDLWPTCTSGCFTAAVADFKPIPHGEGKFKKAGNDTLNVEFATNPDILKTIGGMKRDDQQLIGFAAETSDIEQAAKGKLERKNLDLIVANPVNKPGAGFESVTNSVYVLNRAGRSEEWPDLPKTEVAWRIWDLLLQN; this comes from the coding sequence ATGAATGAACATCTCAATTTTGATTGTTTTTTAGGAAAACGCATTCATCTTGGCGTCAGTGGTTCTATTGCAGCGTACAAATCTCTTGATCTGCTACGCATGTTCCGCAAGTCCGGGATAGAAGTCAGCGTTACCCTCACTTCAGGTGCACAGGAATTTATCAAGGGCCTCAGTTATGAGGCCCTTGGTGCTTTTAAAGTCTGGGAGAAAATGTATCCAACCTTGGACGATACTTTCGGGCACCTTGAACCGGGGCAGGCGGCGGATGCCATGCTTGTCGCTCCGGCTACTGCCTCTGTGCTGGCTCGTATGGCTCATGGACTTGCGGATGACATGCTTTCCTGTCAGGCGCTGGCCTTCAGCGGCCCTAAGCTGGTTGCCCCGGCAATGAATCCGGCAATGTGGGACGCACCTGCGACTCAGCATAACTGCCGTGTACTTGCTGAGAGGGGAGTGGAATTCATCGGGCCTGATTGCGGTGATGTCGCTTGCGGTGATCATGGTCGCGGTCGTCTCTCTTCCATTGAATCCATTTATGCTCATGGGTTACGTGCCGTATCTCCTGATGATATGAGCGGTAAGCATGTGCTGATCACTCTTGGACCCACCCGGGAAAAGTGGGACGCTGTCCGCTTCTGGTCCAATCCATCTTCCGGGCTGATGGGTGCCTGTATCGCCATGGCCGCATGGCTTCGCGGCGCTAAGGTAACTGTTATTTCCGGTCCAGTTAAGTGGTGGTTTCCTGCCGACATTGATGTGATCAAAGTTGATTCTGCCCAGCAGATGTATGACGCAGCCATTGATTTGTGGCCCACTTGCACCAGCGGGTGTTTTACTGCAGCTGTCGCCGATTTCAAGCCTATTCCACACGGTGAGGGCAAGTTTAAGAAAGCCGGCAATGATACGTTAAATGTTGAATTTGCAACTAATCCGGATATCCTAAAGACTATCGGCGGCATGAAAAGGGATGATCAGCAGTTGATAGGTTTTGCAGCCGAAACTTCTGATATCGAACAGGCCGCCAAGGGTAAGCTTGAGCGCAAGAATCTTGATTTGATTGTTGCCAATCCCGTTAATAAACCCGGAGCAGGATTCGAGTCAGTCACAAATTCTGTCTATGTTCTGAACAGGGCAGGGCGGTCAGAAGAATGGCCGGATCTCCCTAAAACCGAAGTAGCGTGGCGTATATGGGATCTCCTTCTGCAGAATTAA